A stretch of the Aegilops tauschii subsp. strangulata cultivar AL8/78 chromosome 4, Aet v6.0, whole genome shotgun sequence genome encodes the following:
- the LOC109786533 gene encoding uncharacterized protein → MTGSTAATTTLSMKLLVDTKGRRVLFAEAGKDVVDFLFSLLALPIGTVVKLIGAKSMVGSAGDLYRSVEKLDGTYVQPGAAKEEILRPVMARSPANSALLGLPAPTPPPAPSNRFFKCSIASYSVCRDYVTDVSGTKCPRCSNAMTTQIQYAPPAGAADGFVRGVVTYTVMDSLAVSPMSAISSITLLNTFAVTDLTALQEKTVQIGYKEGLEILKASLQSKTVLTDVFLGNKSPSHD, encoded by the exons ATGACGGGCagcaccgccgccaccaccacgcTGAGCATGAAGCTCCTCGTCGACACCAAGGGGCGCCGCGTGCTGTTCGCGGAGGCCGGCAAGGACGTGGTGGACTTCCTCTTCTCCCTCCTCGCCCTTCCGATCGGCACGGTCGTCAAGCTGATCGGCGCCAAGTCCATGGTGGGGAGCGCCGGCGACCTCTACCGCAGCGTCGAGAAGCTCGACGGAACCTACGTCCAGCCCGGCGCGGCCAAGGAAGAGATCCTCCGCCCCGTCATGGCCCGCTCACCGGCCAACAGCGCCCTCCTCGGCCTGCcggccccgacgccgccgccggctcCGTCCAACAGATTCTTCAAGTGCTCCATCGCCTCTTACAGCGTTTGCCGCGACTACGTGACGGACGTGAGCGGCACCAAGTGTCCCCGATGTTCCAATGCGATGACGACCCAAATCCAGTACGCGCCGCCTGCCGGTGCAGCAGATGGATTCGTGCGGGGCGTCGTGACGTACACGGTGATGGACAGCCTCGCGGTGTCGCCCATGTCAGCCATCTCCAGCATCACACTGCTCAACACCTTCGCGGTCACGGATCTCACCGCGCTCCAGGAGAAGACCGTGCAGATCGGATACAAGGAG GGTTTGGAGATACTCAAGGCCTCGCTGCAGTCCAAGACTGTTCTCACCGACGTCTTCCTTGGCAACAAGTCCCCCAGCCACGATTGA